In the genome of Brachypodium distachyon strain Bd21 chromosome 3, Brachypodium_distachyon_v3.0, whole genome shotgun sequence, the window GAAGTGAGCTGCTCTAGACACCAGAGTGAGTGCTATACCcgtgtttgtgtgtgtgcgccTTTGTGTCCTCCAAGGCAGCCAACCCTTTCCTTGGATCTGAAGCTCAGCCACCATTTGTTTTCTCGTCAGTTTACAAGGTACAGTACGCTCGCAACTTGTtcatcatcgatcgatcgatatatCCACCTCTGCATTCATATTCTTCATCGATTCATTCTCTGAAGATCCTTGTTTTCCATCTTGTGATTTGTTCATATGCAGGGTGGTCATTGATTCTGAGGTAAGAACTGAAGGAACAGCAGCATAACCACTTCACTAGCACAAGATCTTGGCCAGCGCGTGCCAGGAGCTAGGCAAGGGGAGCTTAGCCAGTCTGCGGCCGGGCGAAGCAACCTCGCACATGCTCTGTTGTTGGAACCGAGCTTAACTAACATCTACCCGGGCTTCCAAGAactcatcctccgggagagcggCGCATTTGCCGAGACGCGCGAGATCGACCAACGGCGCAAGCTAGCATTGCTCGATCCATCGAGCAATGGCGCCGCCCAGCACGTACGAGTCGTCGTGGTGGGGCGGCAGCACGGAGGAGCTGGGCACGCCGGTGGTGGTGAAGATGGACAACCCCTACTCCCTGGTGGAGATCGACGGGCCCGGCATGGCCGTAGCCGGCCACGACAAGGCCCGTGGCAAGAACGCCAAGCAGCTGACCTGGGTGCTCCTCCTGCGCGCGCACCGCGCCGTGGGTTGCGTGGCCTGGCTGGGCGCCGGGTTCTGGTCCCTCATGGGCGCCGTGAACCGCAGGGTGCGCCGCagccgcgacgccgacgccgagccggacgccggccgcggccgccacaTGCTCCGCTTCCTCAGGGccttcctgctcctctcccTGGCCATGCTGGCCTTCGAGACCGTGGCGTACCTCAAAGGGTGGCACCTGCCGAGGCTGCCGGACAAGTACATGCACATCGACCTCCCCAAGCACCTTCAGCACCTCCGGCACCAGCTGCCGGAGAACCTCAGGATGCCGGAGAAGAGGGAGATCGAGGGGTGGCTCCATGCCGTCTACGTGGCCTGGCTCGACTTCCGCATCGACTACATCGCTTGGGCCATCCAGAAGCTCTCCGGCTTCTGCATCGTCCTCTTCATGGTGCAGTCCGTCGACCGCATCGTGCTCTGCCTCGGCTGCTTCTGGATCAAGCTCCGCGGCATCAAGCCCCGGCTCCCGCAAGCCAAGAACGCCGATGATGACGACATCGAAGACGGCGACGATCTCGGCGCCTACTTCCCCATGGTGCTCCTCCAGATGCCAATGTGCAACGAGAAAGAGGTACTCTACTCACTACACATCCTGATCGTGTCAATGGCGGCATGGACGAAAAACCTGAGATGGGAAATGTGGACACGTGGCAGGTGTACGAGACGTCGATCTCGCACGTGTGCCAGATCGACTGGCCGAGGGAGCGGATGCTGGTGCAGGTGCTGGACGACTCGGACGACGAGACGTGCCAGATGCTCATCAAGGCGGAGGTCACCAAGTGGAGCCAGAGAGGGGTCAACATCATCTACCGCCACAGGCTGTCCAGGACGGGGTACAAGGCCGGGAACCTCAAGTCCGCCATGAGCTGCGAGTACGTCAAGGAATACGAGTTCGTCGCCATCTTCGACGCCGACTTCCAGCCCAACCCGGACTTCCTCAAGCTCACCGTCCCACACTTCAAGGTATATATCATGTCTTTGCGTGCAAATTTAGTTTCCATGCTCTAGCTAGCATATTTTAGCATGCATATGAGTTTGGATATGGTGTTGGAGAATGAGCAGATGTATTCGAATGCGCTTCTCCCTATAATTAGATCGAGATATTGATATAGGAGTACGATCGATGCTTAAGGTTCCAGGAATTTTTTTGACTCCAATATATACAATGCTTAAGGTTAACTCGGTAGATGAGCCTAATGAAAGCCATGGCATCAAGATCTGTAATCTACTGCCACGGATCTGCAAAAACTTAATGAGTGCATTagtcaacaacaaaaaaaataagcatGTGTCCGTGTGACGTGTTGACTGTTGACTGTTGGGTTACCATTTGCCGTCCATGGCCCATGAGCCcatgaaacaaaaatgaagaagagcGTGTGTGTCACTGTAGCTACGACTTAAAGATCGAGTTAGCAgacatgaacaaaaaaatattcctctaaaaaaacatgtaaaaGTCCAAATCAATGAATCTCGATCCGATTTGCATGGGTTGACCGAGCTGCATTAGTAGCAGAATCCTAGATTCGCTCGAGAAAGAGTTGACCTGACACGTGGGGACGGAATcgaatctattttttttaggggaaccCGGAGCTTGGGCTGGTGCAGGCGCGGTGGACGTTCGTGAACACGGACGAGAACCTGCTGACGCGGCTGCAGAACATCAACCTGTGCTTCCACTTCGAGGTGGAGCAGCAGGTCAACAGCGTCTACCTCAACTTCTTCGGCTTCAACGGCACCGCCGGCGTCTGGCGCATCAAGGCCCTCGAGGACTCCGGCGGCTGGATGGAGCGCACCACCGTCGAGGACATGGACATCGCCGTGCGCGCCCACCTCGACGGCTGGAAGTTCATCTACCTCAACGACGTCAAGGTATCCATCTACATGCCTCTTGCATCCAAGGTGTATGATGAATTGCTTGCAAGGGGAGCGAGCTGATTAGACACcattttttcttgtgtttctcAGGTGCTCTGCGAGCTGCCGGAGTCGTACGAGGCGTACcggaagcagcagcaccggTGGCACTCGGGCCCCATGCAGCTCTTCCGCCTCTGCCTCCCGGCCATCTTCAAGTCCAAGGTAACTAATCAATCAATCTCCATTAATGCCATTGCCCTTAGTGATGTTCGTTTCGGATGCTGATCGACGTATGCATGACACTTGCAGATCCCGCTGTGGAAGAAGGCGAACCTGGTGAtgctcttcttcctgctgAGGAAGCTGATCCTGCCCTTCTACTCCTTCACGCTCTTCTGCGTGATCCTGCCGCTCACCATGTTCGtgccggaggcggagctccCCGTGTGGGTCATCTGCTACGTGCCCATGCTCATGTCGCTGCTCAACATCCTGCCGGCGCCCAAGTCCTTCCCCTTCGTGATCCCTTACCTCCTCTTCGAGAACACCATGTCCGTGACCAAGTTCAACGCCATGGTGTCCGGGCTGTTCCAGCTGGGGAGCTCCTACGAGTGGATCGTCACCAAGAAGGCCGGCAGGACATCCTCCGAGTCCGACATCTTCGCGCTCGCCGAGGAGGCCGACAACAGCAGGGGAGGACCCGGCATTGGCGGCGGCAACAAGCTCGTCCGCGGCGTGTCCGAGGGCGGCCTCGAGGCCTGGGCCAAGATGCACGAGCATGACCCCAAGGACCTGcaggcggcggcaccggcagAGACTCCCAAGACGCCGGCGAAGAAGAGCGGCAAGGCCAAGGCGCCCAACAGGATCTTCAAGAAGGAGCTGGCGCTGGCATCGCTGCTCCTCATCGCGGCCACGCGCAGCCTGCTGTCGGCGCAGGGGCTGCACTTCTACTTCCTGCTCTTCCAGGGCGTCaccttcctcgtcgtcggcctCGACCTCATCGGTGAGCAGGTCAGCTAGCGGCGCCACCACAATAAAGAAGCGACCGCTCGCCATGAATCCATATTGTCCAGGCCACATGAATGCTGCCGTGCGCAGCCATGGATGCAATCTCGATCGATCCGGCCCATGACAGGATAAAAACTTCAATTAGCcgctcttttttttgtttgttaatttttatccttttgaaatttttttgtTCAGAGATCAAAGAGTCTATGTGTGTCACATGAAGAACTGTTCTTGTGTTTTGTCTAGTCTTAGCTAGTGCTCTGTTGCTAGGGGAGGCCAGAgaggcaagcaagcaagctgcAGGTTGTTAATTACATTCAAGAAAGTACTGCTTTATTCAGTAGCTAGCCTTCTTGTGTTCCACAATCTGGTCAACAGATACTACATATATTATCAATGAATGGGGTAAATTAATCAATCTTGTATGCTTCAAAATGTCTCCACCTGTTCAAGTGTTCAGATCCATGCACTGGTTTGGATGATGAGTGTACTGGCGGGGCTGTGCCATGTTCAGGCAAGTGTTGAAGAGAAAAGGAACCACTCGGCCGCCCACATTTGTTTATGACATGGCTATTTCGAGGTTATTCACACTCCATGCCAACTTTGTTATAGCCAAGTTGAATAGCCAGTTAAATAAATACCTTGCCGCAGCTCTTCCGCTTCCAACGATGGTACATCTAGAGCGTCAGTGAAGGCTTGCTTGCCGCAGCGATAAACATACCTGTGTCATCACGCAGAAGCAGAACCGCACCAATTTTCTCATCCTTCTCCTAAtgcaaattgttttttttacagcctCCGTCCAGGTGATGCTGTGCAGATGTTTCCGCCGGTTGGGGAGGAAAGGCATACAAGTGTTTTTTTATATGGTAATACAAGTGCTGATTATGTTCTCTTGGGTAAGTTTGATTATGTTCGactttgattttgtttttttagggggtGTTCgactttgattttttttagcaccGGATGAAATGCCCGTGCGGTGCAACgggacaacaaaataaaatgatatagCACAAAATATGAGACACCCCTTCGTTCCTCGATCCTCGCCCGTGCATTGCCATGGCCTTTAAAAtacactactccctccgtccaataaaagatatcttaagtttgtcaaaatttggatgtatctagacatgacttagtatatagatgcattcaaattttgtcaaagttgagacatcctttattggacggaaggagtacatgtTATTTTTACCAAATATATAATGCTCGTGCATTGCAACGGACCAACACACTCATCCAGGGAAACATAGATGAAAATATCATAATTTCCGTGAAAATGCGGATCGCTTGTGATTCTTGACTGAATACAACAATATACCGAGCTTGCATGATGAGCTGTACCACAATGGTATAGGACCACCAAAAAGAGAAGACCATGAACTAGGCCACTACATAGAGATCGAATGAGCTACATGAATTTATATACTCGGCTATATAGCACAAGAATATGTGGGGATGGCTTTACATTTTTAGAGTTCAGCCTGGAAGCTCTTTCACCGAATCTGAAGctaaaaacatctaaaaagaGCATTTCTTCTTATCTACAGCTACAATTTTATTACCCATTTGGACAAAGAACTCCTGACACAACTTTGCAACGGGAGCAGCTGTAACTTTCTGAATTTCTTCAATGTCATTTTTGTTCAACATAAAATAAGAGGATTGGAATACTAATAAATATGTGATCATAATTTTTAGTAATTCCATGTATGACAAGTAACTCAGGAAGAATGCTTACATGCCAGAGCAAATTGGTGAAGTATATGTACATGAAAATCCTGTACACCAAGATTCTGATTATTTCTTGGTTCATTTTTTGAGAAGGTTCTATTCGTTTCTGTAAACAAAGATGATAATACTATCCATTTATAGTGCACAGAAAATAACAACACGGTACATGACTCACATTAAGAGTTCTTACCATATACAATTAGCTACAGTAGTAATTAAGACCACAAATATTTGCATTCCTGCTCCGTATTTCGAATCAAATCTCACTCATCCTATCACCACGGAAACAGAGCACAATCCCCACCAAGAACACGGAACGATGGAAACCTACCTCGATTAATCCAACCCTTGGAAGAAACCATCCGACGAAATCGATCAAAATAACCCAGAAAATCGATCTAAACTAATCGACGAATCCCCAACAGAGGCAAACAAAATTACCAGTGAAGAGGCCACTATCAGGGTCGACCTTGTGGACGGtgggagcggaggaggaggcgtcaacgtcggcagcggcggtccgtattttttagataggtattgGCGTTAATATGTTCGATTTTGATAAACAACGTCAGCTATCAACCAAATAGGCCCAGAATACCCTGACTTCCCAACCCAAGTACCCAACCCACAAAGCGGACCAAGATCAGGAACAAACAGGCCGACAAACCCAGTTAATTTACAGTACCCGGGCTCGGCCTCGGCTTCTCAGTGAAAATTGAGCCCAACTACGCTGGCAAAGAAAACATTTGAGCCCAACTCGAAGCTACCAGGCTCCCAAACAACCCTCCATTCTTCTCCATTAGTCCATTTCCTCTCGGCTTTATCGCCTCCAAAAACCCATCACCCactcatctccttcctccgccACAGTCCCCGCGCCACCATGGCCACGGCGACCCCGCAGCAATGCTGGCTCCCGGCCCCGGGGTGCCCACCTACCATCTCCTCTGTCCTGTGCCTGGGCTCTCTCACCAGAgcagccgcctcctcccacTTCCCGGGACGCCGCACGGCATCAGtaagaaggagaggaagaaccgCCTTCGCCTGCTCCCCGAGGTACCAAATTAACGCCCTTCCCCGGATGCGGAATACAATCACAGGGGGAATGTGTTCTTTAACTTCGATTGGTTTCTGTCTGTTGTGCTCTGCTCGTGTAGGTGCACGCTGGAGACGGCTGGCCCGGCCTTTGATCCTCTAGGGCTCTACAAGGACGACCCTTCCGGGTCTGATTACCAGTCTCCCCTGTCGACTTTCTTCGGCATCCTGTTGCCGGTGTTCGGGAGCTCCAGTGGCTCCAGGAACGAGAAGTCGTCCTATggccgaggagcagcaggTCAAAATCCGAAGCTAATCCCTTCTCTctattttttgtaaaatcatcTATGAATTGGTCGGTCATTGCTCTGAAGAACCTTCTGCGGTTCTACACTTTAGTGAACCCTGGTTCATCTCGGTCAAGCTTCACCCCTGTTAGCAATATCATCTTTTTGATGAGAACTTTTTTCAAATAATCTAATATTTGAATCTTAATTGAGCTCAAATATGTCCAAACTATTTTATTATTGTAAATATTTAATTGGTCTGGGGAGTGCTGAGTAGACTGCTACTGTACTATTTAAGTATTTAACAGCTATGGCACAAAATTTGCAGCTCTATTCAACTTTAGTTCATCCAATTGTGGGTCTTTTTATTTCTAATGTATTTAAACTCAATTTGAGCAGCCGCAATGGAGGATAGTTCTATTGACATTGGTGACTTCTTCAAGGGCCCTCTACCTGGGAAATTTCTGAAGCTCCTTGGTTTTTTGGTTTTGTCTAGAATTGGTGTGTATGTACCTTTGGGTGGAGTGAACCGGGAAGCTTTTGCGGGTAATCTTGACCAGAACAGTCTGCTTGGCACTTTAGATTCCTTTTCTGGTGGAGGCATTGGTCGGCTTGGAATATGCTCCCTTGGCATTGTTCCATTTATCAATGCACAGATTGTGTTTCAGCTTCTTGCACAGCTTTACCCAAAATTGCAAGAtcttcagaaaaaagaaggggagGCTGGCAGAAAGAAGATTCTTCAGTATACAAGATATGCATCTGTTGGTTTTGCAATTGTCCAGGTTAGATTATTTGAGCAGTTCTTGAATATTATTTCTGTAAGCATATGTTTGACGACTTAAAATTACAAGATCAGTGGTTTGAACTTTTTCTGTCAATATAATTGGTTCAGAAGCGTGTCAAGGTCACTTCTTGGATATGTGCAAGTGCCTTGTCACTATCTCAAGGTTTCCTCATGTGTAGGACTTACTCTTGTCTTGATAAGTGGCCATAAAGCTCcttgatgtttttttatcaCATGCTTTATAAATTGACAGTGCTACTTAACAGCATACCTTGTTAAACAGTTTGGCTAGTGTCAAACACAATTTGACCATAGATCTTGCAATACCAATGGAATTTGATTACATTCGTTTAAAGAAGAAATACCTTTTGTGTACAGAGATGGCATATCTTTGACATGACAAATAAATATTAAAAAGAGAATCGAACTTGTTTCCAGATGCTGAGGTGGGCTTGCGTATTTCAACAGTAAGTATCCTCTTGAAGGTCATAAACAATGAAAAGCATTTCTGCTACTAGTCATTTAACTTTTAAGCATCTGTTTTGTCAGTAATTTGGGAGAACGCTATACTGTTGTGTCTATGTTGCATTGTAGTATTCTACTATTGTGCAGTTACCGGTTATGAAAgtattgttttattttgtacgTAAGTTCTAATTGTTCCTTTTATCTCCAGACTGCTTGAAATTTAATTTCTGTACTTCTTGCTAGGCTATTGGGCAAGTTCTTTTTCTCCGTCCTTATGTTAATGACTTCAGCACAGAGTGGGTACTAACATCCGTGACATTGTTGACACTTGGATCGGTGTTTACAACTTTCCTTGGTGAAACAATATCCGAGTTAAAACTAGGGAATGGAACATCTCTTCTTATATTTACAAGTATAATATCATATTTGCCTGCATCATTTGGAAGGACAGTTGCAGAGGGATTCCAAGCAGGGAATTATGTTGGACTTCTCACAATTATATTGTCATTCTTTTTCTTAGTTCTTGGGATTGTCTATGTCCAGGTGAGCAAATATACTTCTTTTTTGCAGCTACACATATATTTACTTGAGTATGCTATCTGCTTAATTCAGATGATTCGTGTGGTTTCAGGAAGCTGAGAGGAAAATACCACTGAACTATGCTTCTCGATACAGCAGTCGAACTGGAGGACCCCAACGCTCGGCATATCTACCTTTTAAGGTTTGTAGTGCTTCCATACAGTTTAGTTTAATTTCGTCTCTCCACAAGTTCACATATGTGTTGGATTTGGACTGAGTTTAGCTTTTCAGCTCTGAATTGACATAGATTTGTGGACGCCGAACAAAAATAAGCCTGGGCAGCAGTTAAATTCGACAACTTGTTAATTGTTCCAACTCTATCCTGAGATATCAAGAATTATGATagtaactactccctccgttccataattcttgtcaaaatattacatgtatctagacactttttaggaatagatacatccatttttgggcaaatttgagacaagaattatggaacgtaGGGAGTAATTAATAAACAGGCACAGCAGCAGTAATTAACAATTTGACGGTCGCAGTTGATAAACGCTGACAAGTCAGAAATTCACAATCCACATGCAGCTGCTACAGTTTTGAATTGAATTAAAAGAATAGAAATAATAATCATGAATTATCAATTAATTAGCAAAACAGAGGGTCAGATATGCCCATCGACAAGATCGCTTAAGGTTTCCATATACTTGGCATGGGTTTCTCACATCAGGGCATCTGGCCTAGCACCCAAGCAGGActagttcaaatttcaatGTCGAACCACAACCAGCCCAACTGCCGTTGTCTTCCTCCACTGCCTGTGCAAATAACATAatttctttttgaatgaaatggTTCACATCTCCTGTGTATTCTCGAAAATAAtagtaaagaaaagaaattatgcAGTACTTTGGTAAAGCAATGCCACATGGTCCTTGGACTGATCTTCAGCCAAGCCCAGGCCCAGGCACAGACAACCCCTTCCTGGGCACTGAATCTACCCGTGGTTACGGAAGATTCAGTATGTATCATTCTCAATCATGTTGTGCCCAGTAGCATTACTTCCAAATCTTAGTTAATTTATTTCGTTTCCCTCTAGTAGATTTGCCTCTATGTTTTTATCTCCCAACCCTTATCGCTTAATGTTGTACATGCACGCGAACATGGGGTCTCTCGCCTTGCCATTTGATTGGTAAAATGCTGGAAAAGACCACCTAGCTTCTCACTTTGTTCATCCTCCTTGTCTTCTCCTTATTGTTCCTTTCTTCCATAGTACAATCTGATCATAGCTCTTCACACATCGGAAATGACCATGTTGAGATTGTGATTGATTCAATGCCCTTTTATTTTCCCTACTGCGGTTCTTATCTACACTGGTTGCAATGGTATGCAGTGAGGCCTCATGTGGTGAGGTACAGCGAGGTCTCTGTTAAGGTCTGATAGGTGCAGTGACGAACATGCTTCATCTTTATGGTCTGGTGATAATGCTAAGAGCATTTTGGTCTTCTAGTGAAAACTCACAAGATCGATAATTTTCTGGGTCAGAAGTCAAATGCACCTTGAATCAGCAGCAATGGCATGGAGGGgaaatatgcaaaaaaatatGCAATGTACAAAAGTTATCTCCTGGTGGCATACATAATCTTCTCAATTCATCTAGTGACTCAATTCAGCACTTAGTTTT includes:
- the LOC100830646 gene encoding probable xyloglucan glycosyltransferase 3; this translates as MAPPSTYESSWWGGSTEELGTPVVVKMDNPYSLVEIDGPGMAVAGHDKARGKNAKQLTWVLLLRAHRAVGCVAWLGAGFWSLMGAVNRRVRRSRDADAEPDAGRGRHMLRFLRAFLLLSLAMLAFETVAYLKGWHLPRLPDKYMHIDLPKHLQHLRHQLPENLRMPEKREIEGWLHAVYVAWLDFRIDYIAWAIQKLSGFCIVLFMVQSVDRIVLCLGCFWIKLRGIKPRLPQAKNADDDDIEDGDDLGAYFPMVLLQMPMCNEKEVYETSISHVCQIDWPRERMLVQVLDDSDDETCQMLIKAEVTKWSQRGVNIIYRHRLSRTGYKAGNLKSAMSCEYVKEYEFVAIFDADFQPNPDFLKLTVPHFKGNPELGLVQARWTFVNTDENLLTRLQNINLCFHFEVEQQVNSVYLNFFGFNGTAGVWRIKALEDSGGWMERTTVEDMDIAVRAHLDGWKFIYLNDVKVLCELPESYEAYRKQQHRWHSGPMQLFRLCLPAIFKSKIPLWKKANLVMLFFLLRKLILPFYSFTLFCVILPLTMFVPEAELPVWVICYVPMLMSLLNILPAPKSFPFVIPYLLFENTMSVTKFNAMVSGLFQLGSSYEWIVTKKAGRTSSESDIFALAEEADNSRGGPGIGGGNKLVRGVSEGGLEAWAKMHEHDPKDLQAAAPAETPKTPAKKSGKAKAPNRIFKKELALASLLLIAATRSLLSAQGLHFYFLLFQGVTFLVVGLDLIGEQVS
- the LOC100830957 gene encoding preprotein translocase subunit SECY, chloroplastic, giving the protein MATATPQQCWLPAPGCPPTISSVLCLGSLTRAAASSHFPGRRTASVRRRGRTAFACSPRCTLETAGPAFDPLGLYKDDPSGSDYQSPLSTFFGILLPVFGSSSGSRNEKSSYGRGAAAAMEDSSIDIGDFFKGPLPGKFLKLLGFLVLSRIGVYVPLGGVNREAFAGNLDQNSLLGTLDSFSGGGIGRLGICSLGIVPFINAQIVFQLLAQLYPKLQDLQKKEGEAGRKKILQYTRYASVGFAIVQAIGQVLFLRPYVNDFSTEWVLTSVTLLTLGSVFTTFLGETISELKLGNGTSLLIFTSIISYLPASFGRTVAEGFQAGNYVGLLTIILSFFFLVLGIVYVQEAERKIPLNYASRYSSRTGGPQRSAYLPFKVNSSGVMPIIFSTSSLALPATLARFTGLDFLKKAAIALTPGGSFYLPTNVLLIAFFNYYYTFLQLDPDDLSEQLKRQGASIPLVRPGKSTAAFIKTVLSRISVLGSGFLAVLAAGPSVVEQISHLTAFRGFAGTSVLILVGCATDTARKVQAEIISQKYKNIEFYDVKSSDK